TATCGCCATCTTGTCGGCCGTTCCCATGTCAACCTTGTTGTACTTTCTCCACTCAGGCACCGTCGGGAGGTGGATGACGCCAGGGATAAACCAGACATTCATGCCCTTCTCAGCCATCTCGCTTACCATCTTTTGTAACCCGATGAGGACAGGGATTTCTTTCATCTCCTCCTCTCTCACGAGCGTCATCTCGAAGCGGTCCCTGTCTGTCAGCTCGCTTATGTGCTTCAGCGGGACTCCGTAGCCTGAGGGCCCGATTATAAGATCGGCATTGAAGTCCTCAATGGCCTTGACAATCTTTTCAGGTGCCTCCGCGACCACTTCACTCGGGAAGGTAAGGTCAAGCTTTATCCTCCCGTCTTCAAGTCCTATAACGTCGAAGCTCTTCGTTCCGGGATCGACGCCTATGACCCTCATGGAAAACACCCTTGAGGTTTATCCCCAGTTGAGAATGGAAGGTTCTTTAAAAAGGCTTGCCATCAGGGGAGCCCAGCCAAAAGTCGGGAGAACAGAAAAGGTAGGAGAGCTAAAGCTCAAAGCCTTCAGTCAAGGTCGCTACCGAAGTCCTCGCTTCCGCCCTTGCTCTCCTTGTCCTTCTCAAGCTTGCTGGCGGCAATGACGTCGTCGATCCTGAGGATCATTATGGCAGCCTCGCTGGCGCTCTTGATGGCCTGCTTGGTGACCCTGACCGGCGCTATGACGCCGCGCTCCATCATGTCGGCCGGCTCACCCTCGAAGACGTCGACGCCGACCGTCGGGCCCTTCTCCTTGTGGGCGGCGATGACCTTCACGAGGGTCTCTATCGGGTCGAGACCGGCGTTCTCAGCGAGGGTCCTCGGGATGACCTTGAGGGCCTCGGCGAAGGCCTCGATGGCAAGCTGCTCCTTGCCGCCGACCTCCTTGGCGTACTCGTCGAGCCTGATGGCGAGCTCGATCTCAGGAGCACCGCCTGCTGCCAGTATCTTGCCGTCCTCGACGATGTCCTTGACGACCTTGACAGCATCTTCGAGCGCCCTCTCGACCTCGTCGACGACGTGCTCGGTGCCGCCGCGGATGAGTATGGTGACGGCCTTCGGGTTCTTGCAGCCCT
This region of Thermococcus sp. genomic DNA includes:
- the thsB gene encoding thermosome subunit beta; the protein is VDKIKEVGANVVFVQKGIDDLAQHYLAKYGILAVRRVKKSDMEKLAKATGAKIVTNVRDLTSEDLGEAELVEQRKVAGENMIFVEGCKNPKAVTILIRGGTEHVVDEVERALEDAVKVVKDIVEDGKILAAGGAPEIELAIRLDEYAKEVGGKEQLAIEAFAEALKVIPRTLAENAGLDPIETLVKVIAAHKEKGPTVGVDVFEGEPADMMERGVIAPVRVTKQAIKSASEAAIMILRIDDVIAASKLEKDKESKGGSEDFGSDLD